AcctgtgggggtgggaggagttgGAGATGAGGGTGGGAGCGATTGTTCTCCCACACCAGACCCTACCGGGATCTcgcttattttgtgccaggccctggcctAGGTCTCCATGTGTGTTCTCATATTTCCTCTGGCCTCAGAACCCAAGAAGTCAGGATCAGCATTGTGATTTTCATTCTGCTGGTAAAGAAGCTGAGATTCAGAGGACAGGTgctttgcccaagatcacatagctaacAAGAGGCAGACTAAGGTTTGGACCCAGATTTGCTGGGCTCCAGAGACTTTCCTCTTAACTGCTTCTTTGTCATCCAGCAGCAAATACGTGCCAGTGACTTGAAACAGGAGGACAAGAGCTCATACACTCTCCAGGTTCACAGTTCCCTAAGTGGAGCTGTTTCCTTCTCCTAGGTGGGATTCCCCCATGGAGGAAGCTGGCTAGGGCAGGGCCGGGGGTGGCAGGAAAGAGCCCAGGGTTGGGGAGGTGGGGGCTGACCGTGCGCTCGTCGAAGCCAGCCAGGCGGATGAGTTTTTCAGCCACTGCTGCTGTGCGTGGATCCTGCTCCACAGTGAGAAGGCGACCCCCAGGGGGCAGGGCACGGGCAATAAGCAGTGTGGAGTACCCGCAGTAGGTGCCCAGCTCCAGTGCACAAGCAGGGGCCTTCTCCTCCACCAGCCGCATCAGGATCTGACCTGTAGGGGGAGATGGTTATTGCAGCAGACATGAGAGATGGATGCAGGGGCCCTCATGGAAAGGGGTCTCAAATGCCCACTTGCCACTGCAACCCCCAACCAGCATGAGTCTCATTTCTTTCTTGGATTACAGTCCTAGCAGCCCCAGTGGTCTCCCTGCCCCTCTCAGCTTGCCTCCTTCACACCAACCACTAGGAATCTTTCTGACAAATCTGACCCTATTGCTCCCTGGTTCCTATGAACCTAAAGGCCTTTGGGATTGAACATGGGATCCTCAGCCTGACATTCAGAACTTTCTTGGACCTGATCCTATCCTACCTTTCCAGTTTCAGCTCTCAATTCTTCCCACCACAGCCATCCCAAGCAACTGTGCCCAGAGTCAACCATGCTGGCTCATTTCTTCATGCCACATTTAGATATGTGGCTGGCTTTGTCCTCCCCCACCTCTATCCTCAACTACCTGGCCAACTTGAAAGCAATCCCTCTAGGCCCAGTTCAAATGTTGCTTCCCCCAGGAGGGCCCAGGCAGAAACAACCACCAGGCTTCTGAGAGACCACTGTCCAGGCTCCTGAGAGATCTTTGCTAGACCTTCTTGTTTCATTCTCCCTTGATTTGTTCATTGACTATCTTTCTAACCATTGAATTGGATGAATTTCTTAAATGAGACTAAAAACACATGTGCTGACAGCTGGGACTCAGACAAATCCAGCCAGACAGCTACCCTGAATGGGCTGGAGGAACCTCCATGGTGGGGGAGAAAGACTCAGACACAGATAATTACAAAGTTATGGGTTGTGTGCTGAGATGGTTATTCCCCTGTATCATGCCCCCTTTGAGGCCAGCCTTTGTGGCTGAttcatccctggcctctacctccTCCCTCAGCACCTAGCACATGCCTGGTACAAAAGAGGTGGTGATAAATTTTACTGGATGAATGTATAACTTTGCCCAGCCCCCTCATttccagagaagaaaatagagaccCACAGAAGATCAAGAACCTGCCTAATTCACCCAGTAAGGCAGTGGCAGATCCCAGATCTTCCTTCACCATCTTGGAGGTGCTTCCTGGAGCAGAAGGCTTGGGAACACTGACCTTTGACAGGCCCCATGTGGCTCAGGTACTCGCAGTGGCTGCTCCAGTGGTCCAGGGTGGTGAGGATATGACCAGGGTCCCCAGGCAGGGCGTGGGTGAGCACATAGCTGAAGGCCCGCTCCTCAATCCGCATCCCTGACAGGCAGTCTCGGAGGCTCCGGAGTAAGACCGTGCGTACCAGTAGTCGGAAGTAGTGCCGGTACCTCACCAGCAATGTCACCACCAGTGGCAGGAAGGCCAGCGCGATGGCCGGGGACATGGTCCCTACCTGGGCcctggggtggaggaagggagggaaaccCACACATGTCGTTTGCCTGTCATTTGTGCAGCC
The DNA window shown above is from Physeter macrocephalus isolate SW-GA unplaced genomic scaffold, ASM283717v5 random_923, whole genome shotgun sequence and carries:
- the TOMT gene encoding transmembrane O-methyltransferase; the encoded protein is MSPAIALAFLPLVVTLLVRYRHYFRLLVRTVLLRSLRDCLSGMRIEERAFSYVLTHALPGDPGHILTTLDHWSSHCEYLSHMGPVKGQILMRLVEEKAPACALELGTYCGYSTLLIARALPPGGRLLTVEQDPRTAAVAEKLIRLAGFDERTVELIVGRSEEVIPRLRTQYQMNRADLVLLAHRPRCYLRDLQLLEAHALLPAGATVLADHVLFPGAPRFLQYAKSCGRYRCRLHHTGLPDFPAIKDGIAQLTYTGPG